One segment of Asaia bogorensis NBRC 16594 DNA contains the following:
- the rsmD gene encoding 16S rRNA (guanine(966)-N(2))-methyltransferase RsmD: MRIVGGERKGVALQAPRGETTRPTSDRARQAVFDMLAHAPWSGSDFLSSAHVLDAFAGTGALGLEALSRGAASAVFMEQDRSARAVISANIRACRFEDRDLSVLTCDVTRAPRAPRPCTLVFLDPPYGKDLVPSALKALARSGWIAPEAIIVAETAVKDELAIDLPLLTERRFGVAQVRIWRAS; encoded by the coding sequence ATGCGTATCGTCGGCGGTGAACGCAAAGGCGTCGCCCTTCAGGCGCCACGGGGCGAGACCACCCGCCCCACTTCCGATCGCGCCCGTCAGGCCGTGTTCGACATGCTGGCCCACGCCCCCTGGTCCGGTTCGGACTTCCTGAGCAGCGCCCATGTGCTCGATGCCTTTGCGGGCACTGGCGCGCTGGGGCTCGAAGCCCTGTCACGCGGGGCAGCTTCCGCCGTTTTCATGGAGCAGGACCGCAGCGCCCGCGCCGTGATTTCGGCCAATATCCGCGCCTGCCGCTTCGAGGACCGCGACCTGTCCGTGCTGACCTGCGATGTTACGCGAGCGCCACGCGCGCCGCGCCCCTGCACGCTCGTCTTTCTGGACCCGCCTTATGGCAAGGACCTTGTCCCGTCTGCCCTCAAGGCTCTGGCCCGCTCTGGCTGGATTGCCCCTGAAGCCATTATCGTGGCTGAAACCGCAGTGAAGGACGAACTCGCCATCGACCTTCCCCTGTTGACCGAACGGCGCTTTGGTGTGGCCCAGGTCAGGATCTGGCGTGCATCCTGA